From a region of the Methanobrevibacter sp. TMH8 genome:
- a CDS encoding formate/nitrite transporter family protein, whose product FEHSVANMFFIPVGIFLGKVTWYQCIVNNLIPVTIGNIIGGAIFVGVLYWYTYLRGQDSNT is encoded by the coding sequence TTTGAGCACTCTGTTGCTAATATGTTTTTCATACCTGTTGGGATTTTCTTAGGGAAAGTTACTTGGTATCAATGTATTGTTAACAATTTAATTCCAGTTACTATTGGAAATATTATTGGTGGTGCAATCTTCGTCGGAGTCTTGTACTGGTACACTTATCTAAGAGGCCAAGATTCAAACACGTAA